In the genome of Candidatus Bathyarchaeota archaeon, one region contains:
- a CDS encoding ADP-ribosylglycohydrolase family protein translates to MKSKFIGCLLGVAIGDALGAFIEGLNKINYKDWIKRIKDAEVLTYTDDTHMTIGVTESLIKNKGFNGEDMAETFIKNYESEPYRGYGPGPPKVFKFIKSGKAWNKASEEIYPGGSFGNGAVLQFSNNKFSFIENYRHFYCLEFIFCFIKNFQINLITKGFSLILS, encoded by the coding sequence ATGAAGAGTAAATTTATTGGATGCTTGCTTGGAGTTGCTATTGGAGATGCTTTAGGAGCTTTTATTGAAGGGTTAAATAAAATTAATTATAAAGATTGGATTAAGCGAATAAAAGATGCGGAAGTTTTAACTTATACAGATGATACTCATATGACTATTGGAGTGACTGAATCCTTAATTAAAAATAAAGGATTTAATGGAGAAGATATGGCGGAAACTTTTATTAAAAATTATGAAAGCGAACCTTATAGAGGATATGGACCTGGACCGCCAAAAGTTTTTAAGTTTATTAAATCTGGTAAAGCATGGAATAAAGCTTCAGAGGAAATTTATCCTGGCGGTTCATTTGGTAATGGAGCTGTATTACAGTTTAGCAACAATAAATTTTCTTTTATTGAAAACTATCGGCACTTCTACTGCCTTGAATTTATTTTTTGCTTTATAAAGAATTTCCAAATTAATCTTATAACCAAGGGATTTAGTTTAATTCTGTCGTAA
- a CDS encoding glycosyltransferase family 2 protein — translation MKVSILIPTKNEPYVNHLVKEIHKSLKINHEIIVIDKSDKLPKIKNALVVRQKSNGLGQAILEGLQHATGDVIVTMDGDGSHSPKDIPKLITALKQADIAIGSRFVEGGKTLDKTHRKFISFLFRKFTSFILGLDIKDNMSGFAAIKREVYDRIKLNPLVIRLIWKFFIKQKINSRQ, via the coding sequence ATGAAGGTTTCAATTCTAATACCAACAAAAAATGAACCTTATGTCAACCATCTAGTAAAAGAAATCCACAAGAGCCTCAAAATAAATCATGAAATAATTGTTATTGATAAGAGTGATAAGCTTCCAAAAATAAAAAATGCCTTAGTTGTAAGACAAAAATCTAATGGCTTAGGTCAAGCAATTCTAGAAGGCTTACAACATGCTACTGGAGATGTGATTGTAACTATGGACGGCGATGGTTCTCATTCACCAAAGGATATACCAAAATTAATTACAGCATTAAAACAAGCAGATATTGCCATTGGCTCAAGATTTGTTGAAGGAGGTAAAACTTTAGATAAAACTCATAGAAAATTCATTAGTTTTTTATTCAGGAAATTCACTTCTTTTATTCTTGGTTTGGATATAAAGGATAACATGTCTGGTTTTGCTGCTATTAAAAGGGAAGTTTACGACAGAATTAAACTAAATCCCTTGGTTATAAGATTAATTTGGAAATTCTTTATAAAGCAAAAAATAAATTCAAGGCAGTAG